A window of Daphnia pulicaria isolate SC F1-1A chromosome 4, SC_F0-13Bv2, whole genome shotgun sequence genomic DNA:
GAAATTCGTGAATCGTTCTGTCATTGGTTCGAGAATAGGTTCAGGCATTTTGCCAACAGAGGGCTATCAGCTGATGTTATCTTTCCATCTTTCTTCAAGTCTATAAGGGGACATGTAGGCGGAGCTACCCAAGGTAAATAGACAATATTTACATGCCAAATttgggtaaaataaaaaaatttacgttGGAAGATctatattatttcattttaaaatgtttgattctatgtaaatgtaaatgaaattgaaaaaaatacggGAAAACTACATCAGACATTAACACCATCTATTAGCAGGAATTGAAAGTGAGAAAATGAGCAGACGAAAACAATAAAGCCTAGACCCCCTAACAACAACGACCAACCGTCGATCATTattcattctcttttttctttggtgcTGGTTTTTCCTTATCACTCTGCGTACACTGACTTATTCCAAAGATTGTTTCAACTTGTTGTATTTCTCCTTGGGGTAGCAacggaaacaaaaatgactGATAACCAAGCTAGTGTCGTCGAAGACGAATCTCTGGTCGATTCAGCGTTTCTAGACGAAAGATCAAATTCCCTCGGAAAACTCAATCAACAAGGGACGCTTAAAAAATGGTACAGAGAGCCGTCTCACAGGCAAGTGTCTTTTTTTGATAAACCCTTCTTAATGTCCAAAATCGTTGTATAACATTTATATCCAATTAATTATGATTAATTAATTGGAATAAGTAAAAATCAAGTGTgtagattttctatttattattcttctcACAATATTGttgttcatgttttatttgatGTGTGAACTTActaacctatccctatgtggATATGATATGGAATGAATCATAAGTCATTGACTTGTGATGACATAATCCAGATTGTATTtccataaaagaaagaaatacatgACTGCACTCCAATGCTACCCCATTGGTGTGCATAATTTCACCAAATTCAGCAACTGAATTGTGTCAAGATTTCTTTTATGTGCACTCTAAAATGACCTCAACACAATATTCTTAAGATGCTATTAAAAATGCTTGTTCGGCATTCGTCGTCGACCCTATTGGCCGAAATTGGTTTGGCCAAGTAACAGAATGCTGTTTTCGTTATACGAGTCTAATATTTCAACTGGCACGTGTGTCGATAATTGACTTGTGCGCGTTTTCTAACCGGTTGAATGATCTTTTCGAGTATATACATTTACGAACCttttttgaaaagtattttatCCTAGTTTTATTATCAAAGTAGACCAAGGGCTTATTCGTTCGTCTGCGACTTTCAGCTATATAGTTGCTGGTTAGCGGGaattggtttaatttgatgcACCACGCAGACGCCACCACGTAAACGGTGGCCACACAAGCATCATTTATTACaacagaaagaaggaaaaggagTGGGTCCTCCCTGGAAGCTGAATCCATTGATCCGAAAGTTTCTCTGCAATGGTGCAGTGCTTATTTATTATGTAATCTTTGCATAGGTTAGCCGATAGTACCCTAacatctcttttttattttttcaaatagcaAGTGAATGAATGCAATCAGTAGTAATGCGCCGTATTGATTCGGGCGGCTGccatcgatttttattttctatggcGCTTTGGCGGAACCTAGAGCAGCTTTCACTGCGACATGCTGAGAGTTATGCTCTGGTAAAAAAAGAGGCTACTGGGCAAGTTTCCAGCAGACTCTGCAATGGCGAATCTTAGGCATGAATAGTGAATGTTACTGATTCAGTGATTCGTTACGAGAGAACCTTCAGCAGCCGAATTGGGATCGTCAAAAAAGACTACCCTAAAGAGTTAGGAGCGATGTGTcaagtgatgagaaaaactCCAGAAATAGTATCTATACTGGCGTGTTTTTGGactcctcttctctctttaAAAACCCAAGAAATACTACTCCTAAAGGCTGCTCGTACTAACTCATCGTCGCCCCCCTACACCCTCAATCGCCAGTAGCTCTTTGATGACTGTCGCCACGTATAGagtgtaatttaaaaatcgaTGGAGAATTCCGCTGGAAAGTCGTGCTGCCAGTCTATAAATTGCGGTTGTACGAGCTCAAAAAGTTGGTCGTCACGCGAATCAGGCATTCTCCTTTGTATGTTGTTACCACGTTGTTGAGACTCCAGTGCGTATTATTAATCGTATTAGATGTTGCGAGAGAACAAGGTCGCcgatgtttttgtttgatgttgttttttgtttttttttatttttatattttctttttccgttcctttttttttatcggttGGCTCCGCCATGTTTGATAGGgcgaaataaagaaagagagagagagagaataaaaacaaagaggGAAGGAgagtgaagagagagagagagagagagagagagttgaacAAGCAGCAAGCAGTCGCACTCGAGCTCCCGAGCATCTAGAACGTATGATAGTCACGGTCGCGATCCATCGACGGATCATCAGTCTATCAAGGTTTGCCAGTCAGTCGTTGTGGAGCACCAGTCGAGTGAGACTCCTCTGCAGCAGTTCAAAAGCTATTCCACCACCTGTGTCGATGGCGGACAggattgcagaaattcacgccaatgcagTCGTGGAACGCGGGGAACGACGAGATTCCGAGATGGGAGATGATTGGGCCGATACGTTCGTGGATTCTACGCCCAAATTCGATCCCAGTACCTACAACAAGCGTGAATTGGCACACAGGTTAGAGTCTCACAAGCTGCTAGCCACTTCCTTAATTTGCCTACGCCCTTGGCCTAGTCGTGTGATGTGGCAGGagttttcgatttcttttccaacattccactgcagcagcagcagcattgaGTTGAGTTGTGTGTGGTAACCTTCAATTTAGTGGCCTTCCGGCACTCCGcttgaggaggaggatgatGAAACCATGCTGGTATCTAAAACATTCCGTTCTGCTATATGCTAGACAGGGAATCCGTTGTGGACTTCTTGTGGTTGCGCATCTGTCATTCCATCGATTTCTTTCGAAACTAAATActtgttatcttttttttatcgcgttgtcACGGCTCAAAGTAAATGTCGACATGCTTTAATCGTTAGCTAGGGACGAAAGAGTATATAGGGTGAAAGACCAGCAATCGACGTTATTGCGTATCGTTTTTtgagatatttctttttatttcagcaACTAGGCGACAGTTATATGCTCGTTTTATTTATAGACTTTGATCGCAAGAGTTGGACGAGCTACTATGAATAATCTTTGGAATTttatccaaaataaaaacattataGCCTAGCAAcactatctttttaaaaaaaaactgaatgattattttaaagttgtaaacaaaaacaagaaaaggctGAAACATTTGATAGTAGTGGGGATTAAGGGTATTGATTTGTTTCAATATTTACCTGAGGCAGAAGAGACAATATTCTGAAAGTTTAAATTTGATTCCTTTGATTAGAGTCTTCGTCAATCGCAGCTTGCATTtggagaaaatcaaattctatGGATTCGACATGGACTACACCCTGGCAGGTAAAATATTCTGCTGTATTGAATTGCAACAATTCCCGGTTATAGATGACGGCCGCCCACAATGGTCGAAATTCTTTCTGTGTACCTATCTAGACGTAAGGAATTTCAAAACAATAGCGTGTGTATCTATACGGCGTGCTCTTCtgtattttgttttgggggcttaaaaaaagatggatgAGTAACGATTATTCTAGAAATTGGTGCTGTTGGCACGTTAGAGAACTTACTGCCCGTATCACCATACAATTtgttcgggaaaaaaaaagaaagtttttctttctactcTTCGGCCATGGCGTGATGTGGGGTGTTGTAGATATAAACTACGCCAACAACCCCTCTCCCCCTTAGCTTCCAATTTCAAGGTGAATTTAATCCGCCCGTCTTGATGGACAGAATACATTTCACCGGCTTACGAGAAAATGGGATTCGATTTATGCCGTGATTACCTCGTCACAATGGGATACCCGCAGGAAATTCAAGAGTTTGAGTATGATCCATCCTTCGCTTTGAggtaaaatcaaattattaaaagtcGTTATATACTCGAACGAAGTTAATTTATTTTGCTTGTGTATAATGTACCCTGCCAGAGGATTGTGGTTCGATACACTGTACGGAAATCTTCTTAAAGTCGATGCGTATGGTAATATCTTGGTTTGCTCCAgaggatttcaatttttgaaaccgTAAGTATCCTCAACAtcagatttttaattcaatttaaaaaatcttgtatcatttattttcGTTTCCCCCAGGTCGGAAATTTACGCACTATATCCCAACAAATTCATTCAACTCGACGAATCACGTGTCTATGTTCTCAATACGCTTTTCAACTTGCCGGAATGCTACTTGTTAGCCTGCCTAATTGATTACTTTATGGGTCAAAGAGAAGCACAAAATGACGCGTGAGTTTATTACACAATTAGATAGTTCATTTGAAGTGGCTATTTATATACTCCCGCATTTTTCTGCGACAGGACATCGACCGGAATCAAGCTAGGAGATTTGTTCATGTCGTACAAGTCCATGTTTCAAGATGTACGCACAGCTGTAGATTACGTCCACCTTAAGGGAGATTTGAAACGTTTGACGGTTGAAAATCTTTCGAAATTCGTTCAACGTGACGACCGCCTGCCAACCTTACTCGTTCGACTCAGGGCAAACGGTGCCAAGGTCTTCCTCTTGACCAATTCTGATTACAATTACACGGACAAAATCATGAAATACATTCTGGAACCGGTAAGAACTCTAAGGATTGTTAATCGATTTCGTCAGATTAATCGATTTCTGTGTTCGGATTTTTCCAGCTGGAAAAAACTGAAGTTAGCCGTGATTGGTCGACTTACTTTGATTACATCGTGATTGATGCCAAAAAGCCTCTCTTCTTCGGCGAAGGAACCGTTCTTCGACAGGTTAATACCACAACAGGAGCTCTGAAAATCGGCACTCACTTGGGTCCTTTGAAGCCGGGCCAAGTGTATTCAGGAGGTATTATTACGATTATACTATGTTGTAAGATTATCGAACATTTTGTAAAAACcattcattggcgtgcaggtTCGTGTGAGGTTTTCACTGATCTGATCGGTGCCAAAGGAAAAGACGTGCTCTAGTAAGTGGAAGATGACGAGTAAATAGATGAACTGATACAATCTtaacatttaatatttttcgtttGCACCCGTCAGTTGTGGTGATCACATCTTTGGTGACAttttgaaatcgaaaaaaatccGGGGCTGGCGGACCTTTTTAGTCATCCCAGAGTTGGTCCAGGAGTTGCACGTCTGGACAGATAAATGCCAGCTGTACACCCGTCTTCAGAATCTGGATATCAGTCTGGGAAATCTTTACAAGTATAGAGCACATCATCCACTCGACACGAGACGAGAATGGTTTCTCTaagctccctttttttttcgtgtgtgtgaaACAGAAACCTTGATAGCTCCGCCCAAGTCAAACCCGACATCAGTAAAGTTCGCATGGCCATGCGTGAAGTGACACACGAAATGGATTTAGCCTACGGAATCATGGGCAGTCTCTTCCGTTCAGGATCTCGCCAGACTTTCTTTTCGTCGCAAGTCGTCCGTTATGCGGACATTTACGCTGCTACTGTGCTCAATCTTCTTTATTACCCGTTCAGTTACATGTTCCGTGCGCCGGCTATGCTCATGCCTCACGAATCCAGTAAGTGGACTTATATAGGGCTGGTCGAGTGGGTGTGGACAGATTTcgcaaattttatttcttctctttttttatttttccattagcTGTGGCTCACGAACAACGTCTGGTCGTTGAAAATCCTGAAAAGTACTTCCGCTCGCGCCAAGGATCGCTTACTCCAAGCTCGACTATCGATGAGATACCTGCATTGCCAAGACCAAAGGTATATCTAGTCATTTGCTTCATTATACTTTGAGATTAACGGAAACGAGTTATAATAAATCGATAGATGGAACGAACTGCAAGCAACGTGCCCCATGTCAGGGCTGAAACGCCAAGAAAAGTCACGCACAATCACGACGAAGATGATTCGGAAGAAGAAAGCGAAAAATCGTCTTAGATCCGTTATTTACCAATCTGTAAttcgaaattttgtttgaataaGCAGAATGCTTTAATCAAGCGCattcaaaatctaaatttaaTCTTGAGTTGaatgtttaactttttttccaattagCTCTTAAATAATTCTTTAATAGATGAGCTGGCTTCCAACATTTAACTttatttggtaattttttcctGTCTAGCTGATTTTTCAGTTCATTTTATTCTGTAAGTTGCTCATTGCCTATTTTCCTGGGAAGGggagtaatttttcaaatggtaAACATGTTTGAGAAGTTcaacgagaaagaaaacaaatttaactcTTAATTGCGTAATGGTGTAGAATGAACAGCAATCTACGAAAACTCACAGTCACAATCAAAGCAATTTTATTGCTGCATTACACGGTTTATTTTCATGTTACGGATCGATAACGGAATGTGAcgcaaaaaacaacattttggaTATCACAAAACCACCCAGCAACAAATCGGCAGTAATTAACATGGTACAACAAATCTACaagatggaaaaatatttcaacctGCAAATTCTTTACCCCGCTTCTGAAGACAGAAAGGCTTTCTTCTACCTGCAGTAGTAGCTTTACGGCGGACCATTTCGGTTGCAATGTCGATTTCAGCCGGGCCGGAAGTGTTGTACAGATCGACACATATGAAAGGAATAGTGTGAACGACTCTGGCTACTAGATCTCGGTTCTTGACCAATGACACTAGAATATTTTTTGCTTGAATTGTATCAGCCGCTTGTGAAGTGTCGATTCCGTTTAAATACATTTCAACTGCCTGAGCTGGCAAATGAATGAAACGTGGTAAGGGATTACAAAGATTCCTTAAGTGAACTGGCTGAGCATTTCCATAATCCAAGAAATAAATGGCAAAGtagtcgttttctttttcttccatcactCGTCCACGATACCATCCGTTGTCTTCTGGAGATTTGGCAATAACAACATCACCAGCAGAGGGAGCAATAGTCATCCGGTGAGAAAAATAGTTTGAAGAGTACTCTTTCTGTAGAGCTTGCTATTAAAAAATGAGTGAAAGAAAATACCAGATGATGTAATTAACGGATACCAAGAGTCGCAAACTGAAGGTTACCTGCATTGTTTCTAGCGTTTCGCCTTCGTCGTCATTGGTAaataaattttgcaagtttcttGTTCCATGAGGCAAAATGGCATAGAAACGAAACGCATTGGTAACGCACGTCACCTGGATGTGAATCAAAGATCCGGAAACTAATGAAGGTAATGACGGAACGTCGACATACACTTCAAAGGTATCTTCTGTAAATACATTTTTGCGTGGATTGCTGTGTAGCTGGTCGCATTTAATACCTAGAAAACAAACCCAAATATTGCATATGACGTTTTGTAACTAAAATCCGTATCACCTTTATAACAACTTCCTTTGGCCGCATAAAAACGACAaattctctcttcgtcttttgGGATGTAACCAGTAGTTACGGAATCATAATTTTCCGTGTTCAGCGCTGGTGTGTTCATAGGAGAGTAATAATCATCGACCATGGGATCACCCCATTCTGTTTCTTCGTCGGCTATTTCCGATTCTTCTGAAATGTGAATATTTAATGCTATAATTTTGAAACTATTAAtacattcaattaaatttatacCAGCTGCCTGTTGGAAAACATCAGAGGAGGCACAGCGAAGGAAAACCAGCTGTTCGTTCAACGAGTATTTATTCTCATTGCCATCTTGCAACAAAAGAAGCGAAATAGCACCATCTCTTCCCAGATTAGTGGACGAAACCAAAGCTGTAAGCTCGTTGTCGATGCCAGCTAATTCCATGAACTTGTCAGTTGCATGAGACGACCATTCATCACAGTTCTGCAATCcacaaaattttctttgttaaaaaataaaatataattgaataagaaaaattaaatgaaataccAATGATCTTTCGAAGGGATAAATTCCATCGAGTCGGCAGCGAAGTGCTAGACAAGGTATGTCCAGGAGTTCTTTGACGAGAGGTCGCAGTTGAGATATGGGAATAACATCGACATTCCCCCAATCCACCAAAAATACCGTGCAAGTGGGATGTTTAGTTCTCCCTGGAGTTTTCCATCCAATTTCATCGTTGATATCAACACTAAGTATCTTCGCACGAGACCAAAACTGCGATTGGGGTTCTTGGACTACCCAAAACGATCCCACTTCCGGCTGAGTGACTGGAACCTCCTCGGAATTTTCATACAATTCATTTAAACGTTCGCTGAGAGGCCTCACCAAGGACGGAATTTCGTCAAGTAAATGGACGTAAAAATGTGAAGGGGATATCACATGGGAGAAACAGCATTGCATGGTTTTAGAGCTTCCTAGCATTGATAGAGATCTCGGCTTCAATATAGATCCAAATTGATAGTCCAAAGAGATGGGAGTTTTCTGAGATTCCCATCCTGGATTAAGATTCCCGTGAGAGAACTATAAGATGACAACAATAGGATATTTAAATACTGGTCGTCACTAAGAAATAAAGTGAATAACAGAAAAACGAGGCGAGAACTCACCTCTTGATGATTCGGCGACTGCATTTGAGATGTCGCCGTGACGAAGCTTTGAGTGTCAATTTCACTATTTACCACGGATAATTGCTGAGTGAATGAAGTTGCAAGATTGACGCAGTCCAAAAATTTGTTCAACAACTGCGGATCACTTGGTTCACGAAATGGCCCATCATAAGGACTGGGATCCAATGATTGTTGATCTATTAATTGTTTTGACAAAGTTAATGTGTGCATATTATTACCAATTTCGGAAATAGAATAATACCTGAATCGTAAGGCTGGATAGGTACAGCTCTGTTAGCGTGAGGTATAAAAAAGAGGTCATCAACATCATCGGCCATATTATTTGTGACAGGATTAGCAGGAAAATTGCTGAATGGAACTGCACGAATTTTGGCCATCTGATCTGTAGAACTACTCGATTGCCCAACATCAGCCGAACCAGAAGGCGAAGTTTGGTTGAAGTTTGTCAGGTTTCCATCCTGAAACGGACGGTTTGATCGTTGGTTTTCAGTGTTTTGTTGCTGGCTTGCAATGGAAGGTGATGGTGTGTTCAAAGCTGACATAAATTCTTTGGCTTTGGAATTTGGAAATGAAGATGTCCGACTATTCGGAAGCGCACTGTTAATTCGAGGTTTGAGCGAAGAGTTTGTGGAATTTGATAGCTCAATCACAGAATATTGGGAAGAATGAGAATCTACCACTGGATCATTCAATGCAGATGATTTACCCCGAGAAGACTCTGGAGTTTGAAATTCTTCTACTGCCTCATGCGTCTTCGAGCTTTTATTCGATGCCATTTGATTTCGGTCAGATTCCTTTGATGATTCTTTTGGTAGCAAAGCCGAAGCCTCAGGCAGCAAATTCGTAACTACATTCGGAAGTGTTTGCGGTAATTTCGGTGGGTGTGATGATATACCCATTCCTTCGCTGATCATAGCCAAACGAATGTCTGCATTTTTCTTGCAGTCTCTCTTTTGAAGAGAGACATGGTAGTCGGGAGAATAAATAGAAAAGGTATCCGTATTTACGTAATCCTTCGGAGGACGGTGGAAAGTTGCCGTAATATCTTCACAAGATTGATTGAAGAAGACAATAGCTTCCAGATCCCAAATTTGATTTACCGGTTCTAAATCGTGCACACAACACAGCAAACCATGGGCAGGTTCTTGACAAAACTTGGGTTGCATTGGGTAAAGTTGGTTGACAGTGGTCGTAATGATTTCACCATAATCAATCAACATTACATCGACTGTTGAAGATGCTGAATTGAACTCCATTGTGGTGATCTAGTTATAAATCATAATGTAACAGATAACTTATTTTAAGTTTTGAAACATTTACATCTTACCACTTTCCCTCTACAGTATTTTCCAGCGTTCAAGCAAACCAAAAAACTGCCAGGGCGAGGCAGAGTAATTAATTGAGCACAATTGCTGTATGACATTTTGAGTTCTTTTTCAATCTTGTCTGTCGGAGTGGATTCTAGACTAAGCCAAAATCTGCTTGGTGAACCAGGTGAAAGAACCTTCACCAAATAAGGCTTATCGTACACAACACTCATTTTCACCACACACAAATCAGTTGTGGATTGAGTTACAGCCGAGCACTAAAAAACGTGTTACatacaaacataaaaaaacaaaaaaacatgacAAAGTaccattaataaataaaaacaaatattatgtACCAGTACCTGCTTGTTTGGCTGAAGACTTTCAGTTGTGTTACTTGGAATTGCATTTGCAACTCTAGCAAGGTTTTCTCTGCATACCTTTAGCACAGTGTTCATATCATCAAGATTTTTCAATACATCTGGATCATTAGTATTCCTAAACAAAGATTCGACGGCATTTTCAGCTGAGCCATAAGTGGTATCTAGAAATTCCTGAATGTTATCTCGAGAACGACGAATATCTCTGAGCGTAAGATTCTTAAACTCGTTGACGTGATCAGAGAAAGCCATTTTGTAAATGCTGCAAAATGCAGCTTTATGAACAGCCTTTAAACAATGAACGAGATAAATTGTTAGGGATTTGTACTGGCATCAATAGAAAGGAATAAATCACCTACTCGCTAATGTAC
This region includes:
- the LOC124336958 gene encoding cytosolic purine 5'-nucleotidase-like isoform X2, with product MTDNQASVVEDESLVDSAFLDERSNSLGKLNQQGTLKKWYREPSHRVFVNRSLHLEKIKFYGFDMDYTLAEYISPAYEKMGFDLCRDYLVTMGYPQEIQEFEYDPSFALRGLWFDTLYGNLLKVDAYGNILVCSRGFQFLKPSEIYALYPNKFIQLDESRVYVLNTLFNLPECYLLACLIDYFMGQREAQNDATSTGIKLGDLFMSYKSMFQDVRTAVDYVHLKGDLKRLTVENLSKFVQRDDRLPTLLVRLRANGAKVFLLTNSDYNYTDKIMKYILEPLEKTEVSRDWSTYFDYIVIDAKKPLFFGEGTVLRQVNTTTGALKIGTHLGPLKPGQVYSGGSCEVFTDLIGAKGKDVLYCGDHIFGDILKSKKIRGWRTFLVIPELVQELHVWTDKCQLYTRLQNLDISLGNLYKNLDSSAQVKPDISKVRMAMREVTHEMDLAYGIMGSLFRSGSRQTFFSSQVVRYADIYAATVLNLLYYPFSYMFRAPAMLMPHESTVAHEQRLVVENPEKYFRSRQGSLTPSSTIDEIPALPRPKMERTASNVPHVRAETPRKVTHNHDEDDSEEESEKSS
- the LOC124336958 gene encoding cytosolic purine 5'-nucleotidase-like isoform X1 — translated: MIVTVAIHRRIISLSRFASQSLWSTSRVRLLCSSSKAIPPPVSMADRIAEIHANAVVERGERRDSEMGDDWADTFVDSTPKFDPSTYNKRELAHRVFVNRSLHLEKIKFYGFDMDYTLAEYISPAYEKMGFDLCRDYLVTMGYPQEIQEFEYDPSFALRGLWFDTLYGNLLKVDAYGNILVCSRGFQFLKPSEIYALYPNKFIQLDESRVYVLNTLFNLPECYLLACLIDYFMGQREAQNDATSTGIKLGDLFMSYKSMFQDVRTAVDYVHLKGDLKRLTVENLSKFVQRDDRLPTLLVRLRANGAKVFLLTNSDYNYTDKIMKYILEPLEKTEVSRDWSTYFDYIVIDAKKPLFFGEGTVLRQVNTTTGALKIGTHLGPLKPGQVYSGGSCEVFTDLIGAKGKDVLYCGDHIFGDILKSKKIRGWRTFLVIPELVQELHVWTDKCQLYTRLQNLDISLGNLYKNLDSSAQVKPDISKVRMAMREVTHEMDLAYGIMGSLFRSGSRQTFFSSQVVRYADIYAATVLNLLYYPFSYMFRAPAMLMPHESTVAHEQRLVVENPEKYFRSRQGSLTPSSTIDEIPALPRPKMERTASNVPHVRAETPRKVTHNHDEDDSEEESEKSS
- the LOC124336879 gene encoding uncharacterized protein LOC124336879 isoform X2 gives rise to the protein MAFSDHVNEFKNLTLRDIRRSRDNIQEFLDTTYGSAENAVESLFRNTNDPDVLKNLDDMNTVLKVCRENLARVANAIPSNTTESLQPNKQCSAVTQSTTDLCVVKMSVVYDKPYLVKVLSPGSPSRFWLSLESTPTDKIEKELKMSYSNCAQLITLPRPGSFLVCLNAGKYCRGKVITTMEFNSASSTVDVMLIDYGEIITTTVNQLYPMQPKFCQEPAHGLLCCVHDLEPVNQIWDLEAIVFFNQSCEDITATFHRPPKDYVNTDTFSIYSPDYHVSLQKRDCKKNADIRLAMISEGMGISSHPPKLPQTLPNVVTNLLPEASALLPKESSKESDRNQMASNKSSKTHEAVEEFQTPESSRGKSSALNDPVVDSHSSQYSVIELSNSTNSSLKPRINSALPNSRTSSFPNSKAKEFMSALNTPSPSIASQQQNTENQRSNRPFQDGNLTNFNQTSPSGSADVGQSSSSTDQMAKIRAVPFSNFPANPVTNNMADDVDDLFFIPHANRAVPIQPYDSDQQSLDPSPYDGPFREPSDPQLLNKFLDCVNLATSFTQQLSVVNSEIDTQSFVTATSQMQSPNHQEFSHGNLNPGWESQKTPISLDYQFGSILKPRSLSMLGSSKTMQCCFSHVISPSHFYVHLLDEIPSLVRPLSERLNELYENSEEVPVTQPEVGSFWVVQEPQSQFWSRAKILSVDINDEIGWKTPGRTKHPTCTVFLVDWGNVDVIPISQLRPLVKELLDIPCLALRCRLDGIYPFERSLNCDEWSSHATDKFMELAGIDNELTALVSSTNLGRDGAISLLLLQDGNENKYSLNEQLVFLRCASSDVFQQAAESEIADEETEWGDPMVDDYYSPMNTPALNTENYDSVTTGYIPKDEERICRFYAAKGSCYKGIKCDQLHSNPRKNVFTEDTFEVYVDVPSLPSLVSGSLIHIQVTCVTNAFRFYAILPHGTRNLQNLFTNDDEGETLETMQQALQKEYSSNYFSHRMTIAPSAGDVVIAKSPEDNGWYRGRVMEEKENDYFAIYFLDYGNAQPVHLRNLCNPLPRFIHLPAQAVEMYLNGIDTSQAADTIQAKNILVSLVKNRDLVARVVHTIPFICVDLYNTSGPAEIDIATEMVRRKATTAGRRKPFCLQKRGKEFAG
- the LOC124336879 gene encoding uncharacterized protein LOC124336879 isoform X1; this encodes MAFSDHVNEFKNLTLRDIRRSRDNIQEFLDTTYGSAENAVESLFRNTNDPDVLKNLDDMNTVLKVCRENLARVANAIPSNTTESLQPNKQCSAVTQSTTDLCVVKMSVVYDKPYLVKVLSPGSPSRFWLSLESTPTDKIEKELKMSYSNCAQLITLPRPGSFLVCLNAGKYCRGKVITTMEFNSASSTVDVMLIDYGEIITTTVNQLYPMQPKFCQEPAHGLLCCVHDLEPVNQIWDLEAIVFFNQSCEDITATFHRPPKDYVNTDTFSIYSPDYHVSLQKRDCKKNADIRLAMISEGMGISSHPPKLPQTLPNVVTNLLPEASALLPKESSKESDRNQMASNKSSKTHEAVEEFQTPESSRGKSSALNDPVVDSHSSQYSVIELSNSTNSSLKPRINSALPNSRTSSFPNSKAKEFMSALNTPSPSIASQQQNTENQRSNRPFQDGNLTNFNQTSPSGSADVGQSSSSTDQMAKIRAVPFSNFPANPVTNNMADDVDDLFFIPHANRAVPIQPYDSDQQSLDPSPYDGPFREPSDPQLLNKFLDCVNLATSFTQQLSVVNSEIDTQSFVTATSQMQSPNHQEFSHGNLNPGWESQKTPISLDYQFGSILKPRSLSMLGSSKTMQCCFSHVISPSHFYVHLLDEIPSLVRPLSERLNELYENSEEVPVTQPEVGSFWVVQEPQSQFWSRAKILSVDINDEIGWKTPGRTKHPTCTVFLVDWGNVDVIPISQLRPLVKELLDIPCLALRCRLDGIYPFERSLNCDEWSSHATDKFMELAGIDNELTALVSSTNLGRDGAISLLLLQDGNENKYSLNEQLVFLRCASSDVFQQAAEESEIADEETEWGDPMVDDYYSPMNTPALNTENYDSVTTGYIPKDEERICRFYAAKGSCYKGIKCDQLHSNPRKNVFTEDTFEVYVDVPSLPSLVSGSLIHIQVTCVTNAFRFYAILPHGTRNLQNLFTNDDEGETLETMQQALQKEYSSNYFSHRMTIAPSAGDVVIAKSPEDNGWYRGRVMEEKENDYFAIYFLDYGNAQPVHLRNLCNPLPRFIHLPAQAVEMYLNGIDTSQAADTIQAKNILVSLVKNRDLVARVVHTIPFICVDLYNTSGPAEIDIATEMVRRKATTAGRRKPFCLQKRGKEFAG